One genomic window of Mus musculus strain C57BL/6J chromosome 4, GRCm38.p6 C57BL/6J includes the following:
- the Tpm2 gene encoding tropomyosin beta chain isoform Tpm2.3 (isoform Tpm2.3 is encoded by transcript variant Tpm2.3), giving the protein MDAIKKKMQMLKLDKENAIDRAEQAEADKKQAEDRCKQLEEEQQALQKKLKGTEDEVEKYSESVKDAQEKLEQAEKKATDAEADVASLNRRIQLVEEELDRAQERLATALQKLEEAEKAADESERGMKVIENRAMKDEEKMELQEMQLKEAKHIAEDSDRKYEEVARKLVILEGELERSEERAEVAESKCGDLEEELKIVTNNLKSLEAQADKYSTKEDKYEEEIKLLEEKLKEAETRAEFAERSVAKLEKTIDDLEETLASAKEENVEIHQTLDQTLLELNNL; this is encoded by the exons ATGGACGCCATCAAGAAGAAGATGCAGATGCTGAAACTGGACAAGGAGAATGCCATCGACCGCGCGGAGCAGGCCGAAGCCGACAAAAAGCAAGCTGAAGACCGATGCAAGCAG CTGGAGGAAGAGCAGCAGGCCCTccagaagaagctgaaggggacaGAGGACGAGGTGGAAAAGTATTCCGAGTCCGTGAAGGATGCCCAGGAGAAACTGGAGCAGGCTGAGAAGAAGGCCACCGAC GCTGAAGCAGATGTGGCCTCTCTGAACCGCCGCATTCAGCTCGTAGAGGAGGAGTTGGATCGGGCACAGGAGCGCCTGGCTACAGCCTTGCAAAAGCTGGAGGAGGCTGAGAAAGCCGCGGATGAGAGCGAGAG AGGAATGAAGGTCATTGAAAACCGGGCCATGAAGGATGAGGAAAAGATGGAGCTGCAGGAGATGCAGCTGAAGGAAGCCAAGCACATCGCTGAGGACTCAGACCGCAAATATGAGGAG gtggccaggaagctggtgATCCTGGAAGGGGAGCTGGAGCGCTCGGAAGAGAGAGCCGAGGTGGCTGAGAG TAAATGTGGGGACCTAGAGGAGGAGCTGAAAATTGTTACCAACAACTTGAAATCCCTGGAAGCCCAAGCGGACAAG TATTCCACCAAAGAGGACAAATACGAAGAAGAGATCAAACTTCTGGAGGAGAAGCTGAAAGAG GCTGAGACCCGAGCAGAGTTTGCTGAAAGATCTGTGGCAAAGTTGGAGAAAACCATTGATGATCTGGAAG AGACTTTGGCCAGTGCCAAGGAAGAGAACGTGGAGATACACCAGACCTTGGACCAGACCCTTCTGGAACTCAACAACCTGTAA
- the Car9 gene encoding carbonic anhydrase 9 precursor produces MASLGPSPWAPLSTPAPTAQLLLFLLLQVSAQPQGLSGMQGEPSLGDSSSGEDELGVDVLPSEEDAPEEADPPDGEDPPEVNSEDRMEESLGLEDLSTPEAPEHSQGSHGDEKGGGHSHWSYGGTLLWPQVSPACAGRFQSPVDIRLERTAFCRTLQPLELLGYELQPLPELSLSNNGHTVQLTLPPGLKMALGPGQEYRALQLHLHWGTSDHPGSEHTVNGHRFPAEIHVVHLSTAFSELHEALGRPGGLAVLAAFLQESPEENSAYEQLLSHLEEISEEGSKIEIPGLDVSALLPSDLSRYYRYEGSLTTPPCSQGVIWTVFNETVKLSAKQLHTLSVSLWGPRDSRLQLNFRATQPLNGRTIEASFPAAEDSSPEPVHVNSCFTAGDILALVFGLLFAVTSIAFLLQLRRQHRHRSGTKDRVSYSPAEMTETGA; encoded by the exons ATGGCCTCCCTGGGCCCCAGCCCCTGGGCCCCTTTGTCGACCCCAGCCCCTACTGCACAgctgctgctgttcctgctgCTCCAAGTGTCTGCTCAGCCCCAGGGCCTGTCCGGGATGCAGGGGGAGCCCTCCTTGGGAGACAGTTCATCTGGGGAGGATGAGCTGGGCGTGGATGTTCTGCCCAGTGAAGAGGATGCACCTGAAGAGGCGGATCCACCCGATGGGGAGGATCCACCTGAAGTTAATTCTGAAGACAGGATGGAGGAGTCCCTTGGGTTAGAGGATCTATCGACTCCCGAGGCTCCTGAGCACAGTCAAGGTTCCCACGGGGATGAAAAAG GGGGTGGCCACAGTCATTGGAGCTATGGAG GCACCCTACTCTGGCCCCAGGTGTCCCCAGCCTGTGCTGGCCGCTTTCAGTCCCCGGTAGACATCCGCCTGGAGCGCACCGCATTCTGCCGCACTCTGCAACCCCTGGAACTTCTGGGTTATGAGCTCCAGCCTCTCCCGGAACTGAGCCTATCCAACAATGGCCACACGG TACAGCTGACTCTGCCGCCGGGGCTGAAGATGGCTCTGGGACCTGGGCAGGAATACCGGGCCTTGCAGTTGCATCTACACTGGGGAACTTCAGATCACCCAGGCTCAGAACACACAGTCAATGGTCACCGTTTCCCTGCTGAG ATCCACGTGGTGCACCTCAGTACTGCTTTCTCCGAACTTCATGAAGCCTTGGGCCGCCCAGGAGGCCTGGCAGTTTTGGCTGCCTTTCTGCAG GAGAGCCCAGAAGAAAACAGTGCTTACGAACAGTTGCTGTCCCATTTGGAAGAAATCTCGGAGGAAG GCTCCAAGATTGAGATCCCAGGTTTGGATGTATCTGCACTGTTGCCCTCGGACCTCAGCCGCTACTACCGATATGAAGGGTCTCTGACCACACCTCCCTGCAGCCAGGGGGTCATCTGGACTGTGTTCAATGAGACAGTGAAACTGAGCGCTAAGCAG CTCCATACTCTCTCCGTTTCCTTGTGGGGACCTCGTGATTCTCGGCTACAACTGAACTTCCGAGCCACGCAACCCTTGAATGGGCGAACGATTGAGGCTTCCTTCCCTGCTGCAGAGGATAGCAGCCCTGAGCCAG TCCATGTGAATTCCTGCTTCACTGCTG GTGACATCCTAGCCTTGGTGTTTGGCCTTCTCTTTGCTGTCACCAGCATCGCCTTCCTCCTACAGCTGAGGAGGCAGCACAG GCACAGAAGTGGGACCAAAGATAGAGTTAGCTACAGTCCGGCAGAGATGACAGAAACTGGAGCCTAA
- the Sit1 gene encoding signaling threshold-regulating transmembrane adapter 1, which yields MSRDYNCTTDDQLAWGIPSISHAWGLWALLGVVTVLLLISLAALLSQWTRGRRRNQEGQGPLSGRSAEEVPLYGNLHYLQTGRLSQEPRSEEQDPPSSGGLARGAEEAMCYTSLQLRPAQGRIPSSGNPIKYCEVVLDSEPKPQAPGPEPELYASVCAQTRRGRASFPDQAYANSQPAPS from the exons ATGAGCAGAGATTACAACTGTACCACTGACGATCAACTCGCATGGG GGATCCCCTCCATAAGCCACGCGTGGGGACTGTGGGCCCTCTTAGGAGTTGTGACGGTGCTGCTTCTCATCTCATTGGCTGCACTCTTGTCCCAGTGGACCCGTGGTCGGAGAAGGAACCAGGAGGGACAGGGACCACT CTCCGGAAGGTCCGCGGAAGAAGTTCCCCTGTATGGCAACCTGCACTATTTACAGACAG GTCGGCTGTCTCAAGAACCAAGGTCAGAAGAGCAGGACCCACCATCCTCTGGAGGCCTTGCCAGG GGGGCGGAGGAGGCCATGTGCTACACTAGCCTGCAGCTGCGACCAGCTCAAGGTCGGATCCCCAGCTCTGGAAACCCCATCAAGTACTGTGAGGTGGTGCTGGACTCTGAGCCaaagccccaggccccaggccctGAGCCGGAACTTTATGCCTCCGTGTGTGCCCAGACCCGCAGAGGCCGGGCTTCCTTCCCAGATCAAGCCTATGCCAACAGCCAGCCTGCACCCAGCTGA
- the Tpm2 gene encoding tropomyosin beta chain isoform Tpm2.1sm/cy (isoform Tpm2.1sm/cy is encoded by transcript variant Tpm2.1), whose product MDAIKKKMQMLKLDKENAIDRAEQAEADKKQAEDRCKQLEEEQQALQKKLKGTEDEVEKYSESVKDAQEKLEQAEKKATDAEADVASLNRRIQLVEEELDRAQERLATALQKLEEAEKAADESERGMKVIENRAMKDEEKMELQEMQLKEAKHIAEDSDRKYEEVARKLVILEGELERSEERAEVAESRARQLEEELRTMDQALKSLIASEEEYSTKEDKYEEEIKLLEEKLKEAETRAEFAERSVAKLEKTIDDLEETLASAKEENVEIHQTLDQTLLELNNL is encoded by the exons ATGGACGCCATCAAGAAGAAGATGCAGATGCTGAAACTGGACAAGGAGAATGCCATCGACCGCGCGGAGCAGGCCGAAGCCGACAAAAAGCAAGCTGAAGACCGATGCAAGCAG CTGGAGGAAGAGCAGCAGGCCCTccagaagaagctgaaggggacaGAGGACGAGGTGGAAAAGTATTCCGAGTCCGTGAAGGATGCCCAGGAGAAACTGGAGCAGGCTGAGAAGAAGGCCACCGAC GCTGAAGCAGATGTGGCCTCTCTGAACCGCCGCATTCAGCTCGTAGAGGAGGAGTTGGATCGGGCACAGGAGCGCCTGGCTACAGCCTTGCAAAAGCTGGAGGAGGCTGAGAAAGCCGCGGATGAGAGCGAGAG AGGAATGAAGGTCATTGAAAACCGGGCCATGAAGGATGAGGAAAAGATGGAGCTGCAGGAGATGCAGCTGAAGGAAGCCAAGCACATCGCTGAGGACTCAGACCGCAAATATGAGGAG gtggccaggaagctggtgATCCTGGAAGGGGAGCTGGAGCGCTCGGAAGAGAGAGCCGAGGTGGCTGAGAG CCGAGCCAGACAGCTGGAGGAGGAGCTTCGAACCATGGACCAAGCCCTCAAGTCGCTGATAGCCTCAGAGGAGGAG TATTCCACCAAAGAGGACAAATACGAAGAAGAGATCAAACTTCTGGAGGAGAAGCTGAAAGAG GCTGAGACCCGAGCAGAGTTTGCTGAAAGATCTGTGGCAAAGTTGGAGAAAACCATTGATGATCTGGAAG AGACTTTGGCCAGTGCCAAGGAAGAGAACGTGGAGATACACCAGACCTTGGACCAGACCCTTCTGGAACTCAACAACCTGTAA
- the Arhgef39 gene encoding rho guanine nucleotide exchange factor 39 translates to MESSGSAACCPVLQQRARWERKRVCTARELLETERRYQEQLGLVATYFLRILKAKGTLRPPELQTLFGTWELIYAASLELLPYLEEGQWGLGLQGFCPHLELYAQFAANAERSQTTLQAQLKKNKRFRRFVKLQEGRPEFRGLQLQDLLPLPLQRLQQYENLVVALAENTVPNSPDYQQLTRAARLVSETAQKVHAIGQSQKNDQHLLRVQALLSGRKAKGLTSGRWFLRQGWLLVVPPTGEPRPRMFFLFSDVLLMAKPRPPLHLLKSGTFVCRALYPMSQCHLSRVFGHSGGPCGGLLSLSFPHEKLLLMSTDQEELSQWHHSLTLAIRSQKSSTHRSVTAT, encoded by the exons ATGGAGAGTTCGGGATCCGCCGCGTGCTGCCCGGTGCTACAGCAGCGTGCTCGTTGGGAACGGAAACGTGTCTGCACCGCTCGGGAGCTGCTGGAGACCGAGCGACGCTACCAGGAACAACTGGGGCTGGTGGCCACG TACTTCCTGCGGATCCTGAAAGCCAAAGGAACACTACGACCACCAGAACTCCAGACCCTGTTTGGGACCTGGGAGCTCATCTATGCCGCCAGCCT AGAGCTGCTTCCCTATCTGGAAGAAGGGCAGTGGGGACTGGGGCTACAGGGCTTCTGCCCCCACCTGGAGCTCTACGCCCAATTTGCTGCCAACGCAGAGAGATCTCAGACTACCCTTCAG GCGCAGCTGAAGAAGAATAAGCGTTTTCGGAGGTTCGTGAAGCTTCAGGAAGGTCGCCCTGAATTTAGGGGTCTTCAGCTCCAGGAcctgctccctctgcctctgcagcgGCTCCAACA GTACGAGAATCTTGTCGTGGCTTTGGCTGAGAACACAGTTCCCAACAGCCCTGACTACCAGCAGCTCACAC GGGCTGCTCGCCTGGTAAGTGAGACGGCCCAGAAGGTCCACGCCATCGGCCAGAGTCAGAAGAATGATCAGCATCTGCTGCGTGTCCAGGCTCTACTCAGTGGGCGCAAGGCAAAAGGGCTGACTTCAG GCCGCTGGTTCCTACGGCAGGGCTGGCTTTTAGTGGTGCCTCCCACTGGGGAGCCTCGGCCCCGGATGTTCTTCCTTTTCTCCGACGTGCTCCTCATGGCCAAGCCTCGGCCCCCACTGCACCTGCTGAAGAGTGGCACCTTTGTCTGCAGAGCCCTGTACCCTATGTCCCAGTGTCACCTTAGCAGGGTCTTTGGCCATTCGGGAGGACCTTGTGGTGGTTTGCTCAGT CTGTCCTTTCCCCATGAGAAGCTACTGCTTATGTCTACTGACCAGGAGGAGCTGTCACAGTGGCACCACAGCCTGACTCTGGCTATCAG aagccagaagagctcGACCCACAGAAGTGTCACTGCAACATGA
- the Ccdc107 gene encoding coiled-coil domain-containing protein 107 isoform X1, with protein sequence MEGAGPVLSILGLLLVSAPFGVLGERPSADLGAHPERGSQVSPGTTEPRRQPPPKDQRERARAGSLSLGALYTAAVVAFVLFKCLQGPDEAAVLREEKNKKKSSQSEQQLVQLTQQLAQTEQHLNHLMTQLDPLFEQVTTLVGTQRELLDTKLKTIHHLLQDCQPGTGVEVPEPGKRLGGFYGWRAMAVKLEQVGLSFTEASIPFTEDLGKEDQEAGNSQAWEEPITWSPETRNLAPSWEVEQGLRRRWHKTVTKGPAVNGEQPLKV encoded by the exons ATGGAGGGCGCTGGCCCCGTGTTGAGTATTCTGGGGCTGCTGCTTGTGTCTGCGCCTTTTGGAGTCCTTGGGGAGCGCCCCAGCGCCGATCTGGGGGCACACCCAG AACGGGGCTCCCAGGTCAGTCCGGGAACCACCGAACCTCGGCGGCAGCCGCCACCCAAGGATCAGCGCGAGCGAGCCCGGGCCGGATCGCTGTCTTTGGGCGCTCTGTACACCGCGGCCGTCGTGGCTTTTGTGCTGTTCAAGTGTTTGCAG GGCCCAGATGAGGCTGCTGTTctcagagaggaaaaaaacaagaagaaatccTCGCAGTCAG AGCAACAGCTGGTGCAGCTGACACAACAGCTGGCCCAGACGGAGCAGCACCTGAACCACCTGATGACACAGCTGGATCCCCTTTTTGAACA GGTGACGACTTTGGTTGGAACCCAGAGGGAACTTCTAGACACAAAACTAAAGACCATCCACCACCTTCTACAAGACTGCCAGCCTGGCACAGGAGTGGAAGTTCCAGAACCAGGTAAAAGGTTGGGAGGTTTCTATGGCTGGAGAGCCATGGCTGTGAAACTAGAGCAAGTTGGTCTCTCCTTCACAGAGGCCAGCATACCCTTTACTGAGGACCTGGGGAAAGAAGACCAAGAAGCTGGAAACAGTCAGGCCTGGGAAGAGCCCATAACCTGGAGCCCAGAAACACGGAACCTAGCTCCTTCCTGGGAGGTGGAGCAGGGGCTGAGGAGAAGGTGGCACAAGACGGTGACAAAGGGTCCAGCAGTAAATGGGGAACAACCACTGAAGGTTTAG
- the Tpm2 gene encoding tropomyosin beta chain isoform X1, with translation MDAIKKKMQMLKLDKENAIDRAEQAEADKKQAEDRCKQLEEEQQALQKKLKGTEDEVEKYSESVKDAQEKLEQAEKKATDAEADVASLNRRIQLVEEELDRAQERLATALQKLEEAEKAADESERGMKVIENRAMKDEEKMELQEMQLKEAKHIAEDSDRKYEEVARKLVILEGELERSEERAEVAESRARQLEEELRTMDQALKSLIASEEEYSTKEDKYEEEIKLLEEKLKEAETRAEFAERSVAKLEKTIDDLEDEVYAQKMKYKAISEELDNALNDITSL, from the exons ATGGACGCCATCAAGAAGAAGATGCAGATGCTGAAACTGGACAAGGAGAATGCCATCGACCGCGCGGAGCAGGCCGAAGCCGACAAAAAGCAAGCTGAAGACCGATGCAAGCAG CTGGAGGAAGAGCAGCAGGCCCTccagaagaagctgaaggggacaGAGGACGAGGTGGAAAAGTATTCCGAGTCCGTGAAGGATGCCCAGGAGAAACTGGAGCAGGCTGAGAAGAAGGCCACCGAC GCTGAAGCAGATGTGGCCTCTCTGAACCGCCGCATTCAGCTCGTAGAGGAGGAGTTGGATCGGGCACAGGAGCGCCTGGCTACAGCCTTGCAAAAGCTGGAGGAGGCTGAGAAAGCCGCGGATGAGAGCGAGAG AGGAATGAAGGTCATTGAAAACCGGGCCATGAAGGATGAGGAAAAGATGGAGCTGCAGGAGATGCAGCTGAAGGAAGCCAAGCACATCGCTGAGGACTCAGACCGCAAATATGAGGAG gtggccaggaagctggtgATCCTGGAAGGGGAGCTGGAGCGCTCGGAAGAGAGAGCCGAGGTGGCTGAGAG CCGAGCCAGACAGCTGGAGGAGGAGCTTCGAACCATGGACCAAGCCCTCAAGTCGCTGATAGCCTCAGAGGAGGAG TATTCCACCAAAGAGGACAAATACGAAGAAGAGATCAAACTTCTGGAGGAGAAGCTGAAAGAG GCTGAGACCCGAGCAGAGTTTGCTGAAAGATCTGTGGCAAAGTTGGAGAAAACCATTGATGATCTGGAAG ATGAAGTCTATGCACAGAAGATGAAGTACAAGGCCATCAGCGAGGAGCTGGACAACGCACTCAATGACATCACTTCCCTCTGA
- the Tpm2 gene encoding tropomyosin beta chain isoform Tpm2.2st (isoform Tpm2.2st is encoded by transcript variant Tpm2.2): MDAIKKKMQMLKLDKENAIDRAEQAEADKKQAEDRCKQLEEEQQALQKKLKGTEDEVEKYSESVKDAQEKLEQAEKKATDAEADVASLNRRIQLVEEELDRAQERLATALQKLEEAEKAADESERGMKVIENRAMKDEEKMELQEMQLKEAKHIAEDSDRKYEEVARKLVILEGELERSEERAEVAESKCGDLEEELKIVTNNLKSLEAQADKYSTKEDKYEEEIKLLEEKLKEAETRAEFAERSVAKLEKTIDDLEDEVYAQKMKYKAISEELDNALNDITSL; this comes from the exons ATGGACGCCATCAAGAAGAAGATGCAGATGCTGAAACTGGACAAGGAGAATGCCATCGACCGCGCGGAGCAGGCCGAAGCCGACAAAAAGCAAGCTGAAGACCGATGCAAGCAG CTGGAGGAAGAGCAGCAGGCCCTccagaagaagctgaaggggacaGAGGACGAGGTGGAAAAGTATTCCGAGTCCGTGAAGGATGCCCAGGAGAAACTGGAGCAGGCTGAGAAGAAGGCCACCGAC GCTGAAGCAGATGTGGCCTCTCTGAACCGCCGCATTCAGCTCGTAGAGGAGGAGTTGGATCGGGCACAGGAGCGCCTGGCTACAGCCTTGCAAAAGCTGGAGGAGGCTGAGAAAGCCGCGGATGAGAGCGAGAG AGGAATGAAGGTCATTGAAAACCGGGCCATGAAGGATGAGGAAAAGATGGAGCTGCAGGAGATGCAGCTGAAGGAAGCCAAGCACATCGCTGAGGACTCAGACCGCAAATATGAGGAG gtggccaggaagctggtgATCCTGGAAGGGGAGCTGGAGCGCTCGGAAGAGAGAGCCGAGGTGGCTGAGAG TAAATGTGGGGACCTAGAGGAGGAGCTGAAAATTGTTACCAACAACTTGAAATCCCTGGAAGCCCAAGCGGACAAG TATTCCACCAAAGAGGACAAATACGAAGAAGAGATCAAACTTCTGGAGGAGAAGCTGAAAGAG GCTGAGACCCGAGCAGAGTTTGCTGAAAGATCTGTGGCAAAGTTGGAGAAAACCATTGATGATCTGGAAG ATGAAGTCTATGCACAGAAGATGAAGTACAAGGCCATCAGCGAGGAGCTGGACAACGCACTCAATGACATCACTTCCCTCTGA
- the Arhgef39 gene encoding rho guanine nucleotide exchange factor 39 isoform X1 codes for MESSGSAACCPVLQQRARWERKRVCTARELLETERRYQEQLGLVATYFLRILKAKGTLRPPELQTLFGTWELIYAASLELLPYLEEGQWGLGLQGFCPHLELYAQFAANAERSQTTLQAQLKKNKRFRRFVKLQEGRPEFRGLQLQDLLPLPLQRLQQYENLVVALAENTVPNSPDYQQLTRAARLVSETAQKVHAIGQSQKNDQHLLRVQALLSGRKAKGLTSGRWFLRQGWLLVVPPTGEPRPRMFFLFSDVLLMAKPRPPLHLLKSGTFVCRALYPMSQCHLSRVFGHSGGPCGGLLSLSFPHEKLLLMSTDQEELSQWHHSLTLAIRLFSSHRSQKSSTHRSVTAT; via the exons ATGGAGAGTTCGGGATCCGCCGCGTGCTGCCCGGTGCTACAGCAGCGTGCTCGTTGGGAACGGAAACGTGTCTGCACCGCTCGGGAGCTGCTGGAGACCGAGCGACGCTACCAGGAACAACTGGGGCTGGTGGCCACG TACTTCCTGCGGATCCTGAAAGCCAAAGGAACACTACGACCACCAGAACTCCAGACCCTGTTTGGGACCTGGGAGCTCATCTATGCCGCCAGCCT AGAGCTGCTTCCCTATCTGGAAGAAGGGCAGTGGGGACTGGGGCTACAGGGCTTCTGCCCCCACCTGGAGCTCTACGCCCAATTTGCTGCCAACGCAGAGAGATCTCAGACTACCCTTCAG GCGCAGCTGAAGAAGAATAAGCGTTTTCGGAGGTTCGTGAAGCTTCAGGAAGGTCGCCCTGAATTTAGGGGTCTTCAGCTCCAGGAcctgctccctctgcctctgcagcgGCTCCAACA GTACGAGAATCTTGTCGTGGCTTTGGCTGAGAACACAGTTCCCAACAGCCCTGACTACCAGCAGCTCACAC GGGCTGCTCGCCTGGTAAGTGAGACGGCCCAGAAGGTCCACGCCATCGGCCAGAGTCAGAAGAATGATCAGCATCTGCTGCGTGTCCAGGCTCTACTCAGTGGGCGCAAGGCAAAAGGGCTGACTTCAG GCCGCTGGTTCCTACGGCAGGGCTGGCTTTTAGTGGTGCCTCCCACTGGGGAGCCTCGGCCCCGGATGTTCTTCCTTTTCTCCGACGTGCTCCTCATGGCCAAGCCTCGGCCCCCACTGCACCTGCTGAAGAGTGGCACCTTTGTCTGCAGAGCCCTGTACCCTATGTCCCAGTGTCACCTTAGCAGGGTCTTTGGCCATTCGGGAGGACCTTGTGGTGGTTTGCTCAGT CTGTCCTTTCCCCATGAGAAGCTACTGCTTATGTCTACTGACCAGGAGGAGCTGTCACAGTGGCACCACAGCCTGACTCTGGCTATCAG ACTGTTTTcttcccacagaagccagaagagctcGACCCACAGAAGTGTCACTGCAACATGA
- the Car9 gene encoding carbonic anhydrase 9 isoform X1 translates to MAPAVMVAVAESQLVVVHCASHQPCYIPFYYVQHSWGGHSHWSYGGTLLWPQVSPACAGRFQSPVDIRLERTAFCRTLQPLELLGYELQPLPELSLSNNGHTVQLTLPPGLKMALGPGQEYRALQLHLHWGTSDHPGSEHTVNGHRFPAEIHVVHLSTAFSELHEALGRPGGLAVLAAFLQESPEENSAYEQLLSHLEEISEEGSKIEIPGLDVSALLPSDLSRYYRYEGSLTTPPCSQGVIWTVFNETVKLSAKQLHTLSVSLWGPRDSRLQLNFRATQPLNGRTIEASFPAAEDSSPEPVHVNSCFTAGDILALVFGLLFAVTSIAFLLQLRRQHRHRSGTKDRVSYSPAEMTETGA, encoded by the exons ATGGCTCCTGCAGTGATGGTGGCGGTGGCGGAGTCCCAGCTGGTGGTAGTCCACTGTGCTTCACACCAGCCTTGCTACATTCCTTTCTATTACGTGCAACACTCTT GGGGTGGCCACAGTCATTGGAGCTATGGAG GCACCCTACTCTGGCCCCAGGTGTCCCCAGCCTGTGCTGGCCGCTTTCAGTCCCCGGTAGACATCCGCCTGGAGCGCACCGCATTCTGCCGCACTCTGCAACCCCTGGAACTTCTGGGTTATGAGCTCCAGCCTCTCCCGGAACTGAGCCTATCCAACAATGGCCACACGG TACAGCTGACTCTGCCGCCGGGGCTGAAGATGGCTCTGGGACCTGGGCAGGAATACCGGGCCTTGCAGTTGCATCTACACTGGGGAACTTCAGATCACCCAGGCTCAGAACACACAGTCAATGGTCACCGTTTCCCTGCTGAG ATCCACGTGGTGCACCTCAGTACTGCTTTCTCCGAACTTCATGAAGCCTTGGGCCGCCCAGGAGGCCTGGCAGTTTTGGCTGCCTTTCTGCAG GAGAGCCCAGAAGAAAACAGTGCTTACGAACAGTTGCTGTCCCATTTGGAAGAAATCTCGGAGGAAG GCTCCAAGATTGAGATCCCAGGTTTGGATGTATCTGCACTGTTGCCCTCGGACCTCAGCCGCTACTACCGATATGAAGGGTCTCTGACCACACCTCCCTGCAGCCAGGGGGTCATCTGGACTGTGTTCAATGAGACAGTGAAACTGAGCGCTAAGCAG CTCCATACTCTCTCCGTTTCCTTGTGGGGACCTCGTGATTCTCGGCTACAACTGAACTTCCGAGCCACGCAACCCTTGAATGGGCGAACGATTGAGGCTTCCTTCCCTGCTGCAGAGGATAGCAGCCCTGAGCCAG TCCATGTGAATTCCTGCTTCACTGCTG GTGACATCCTAGCCTTGGTGTTTGGCCTTCTCTTTGCTGTCACCAGCATCGCCTTCCTCCTACAGCTGAGGAGGCAGCACAG GCACAGAAGTGGGACCAAAGATAGAGTTAGCTACAGTCCGGCAGAGATGACAGAAACTGGAGCCTAA
- the Ccdc107 gene encoding coiled-coil domain-containing protein 107 precursor — MEGAGPVLSILGLLLVSAPFGVLGERPSADLGAHPERGSQVSPGTTEPRRQPPPKDQRERARAGSLSLGALYTAAVVAFVLFKCLQGPDEAAVLREEKNKKKSSQSEQQLVQLTQQLAQTEQHLNHLMTQLDPLFEQVTTLVGTQRELLDTKLKTIHHLLQDCQPGTGVEVPEPEASIPFTEDLGKEDQEAGNSQAWEEPITWSPETRNLAPSWEVEQGLRRRWHKTVTKGPAVNGEQPLKV, encoded by the exons ATGGAGGGCGCTGGCCCCGTGTTGAGTATTCTGGGGCTGCTGCTTGTGTCTGCGCCTTTTGGAGTCCTTGGGGAGCGCCCCAGCGCCGATCTGGGGGCACACCCAG AACGGGGCTCCCAGGTCAGTCCGGGAACCACCGAACCTCGGCGGCAGCCGCCACCCAAGGATCAGCGCGAGCGAGCCCGGGCCGGATCGCTGTCTTTGGGCGCTCTGTACACCGCGGCCGTCGTGGCTTTTGTGCTGTTCAAGTGTTTGCAG GGCCCAGATGAGGCTGCTGTTctcagagaggaaaaaaacaagaagaaatccTCGCAGTCAG AGCAACAGCTGGTGCAGCTGACACAACAGCTGGCCCAGACGGAGCAGCACCTGAACCACCTGATGACACAGCTGGATCCCCTTTTTGAACA GGTGACGACTTTGGTTGGAACCCAGAGGGAACTTCTAGACACAAAACTAAAGACCATCCACCACCTTCTACAAGACTGCCAGCCTGGCACAGGAGTGGAAGTTCCAGAACCAG AGGCCAGCATACCCTTTACTGAGGACCTGGGGAAAGAAGACCAAGAAGCTGGAAACAGTCAGGCCTGGGAAGAGCCCATAACCTGGAGCCCAGAAACACGGAACCTAGCTCCTTCCTGGGAGGTGGAGCAGGGGCTGAGGAGAAGGTGGCACAAGACGGTGACAAAGGGTCCAGCAGTAAATGGGGAACAACCACTGAAGGTTTAG